The following is a genomic window from Xiphophorus couchianus chromosome 5, X_couchianus-1.0, whole genome shotgun sequence.
CCGTCCGACCCGCCGCTGAAGCACTGGGCGCCGCTGGAGCTCAGGGTGACACTGAGGACGGCGCCGCTGCACACAGAGACGGTACCGTTAGaactggttctgacccggccAAAACCAAGTCCTGgcaggttctgacccggtctATGTTCTAATGGGTTCTGATCCAATCCAAATATTCCAATAGAGTCTGATTTGAACCAATCAGGTGTGGAAATCTGATATATTTTATGGTAATAAAAACAGGAACGTTTGTAGGAAAACGTGGAGCGGATTTCAGTCTGCAGGGTGTAATTCAGTCGTCTTTAGGAAGCAGACAGGAAAGCCAGGACTGGATCAACTGGAACCAAACATGCTGAACTGGGAAACGTGTCTATGGGGCCAGGGGTCATGGGTCGGGGCGGCTCACCTGTGAGCTCTGAAGGTGTAGATGGGCTCCACGTCTAACGCTGCACACCTGGAGGAACAGAACAGGAAGTTCAGATGAAACCCAGTCCAACCCATAGCTCCCAGCGTCTCAAACTGGGTCTAAACCTTCTCTGCCtctcatcatcttcatcacatTAAAGCAGCTCCATCAGGAAACACTGCCCTCCTCAGGCCAGACTGAGAATTACATCAGTTACAAATTCAGGGCGTGGCGTCTCACTTCTTGGCCGGCGCCGTCTTCTGCAGGTTCCAGAGCTTCAGGGTTTGGTCGTCGGACGCCGTGACCAGAACCGGCTCCACTGGGTGGAAGGCCAGGCCGCGCACCGAGTCGAAGTGGCTCCGCAGGGCGAACTTTGGGTTCCACGTTTTACGCAGAGCCTCAGAGTTCAAGGCCATCTGGGGAGACACGAGATGGTCATCCAACCGGTCATCCAACCAGTCTGCTCATCCAACCGATCATCCAACTATCCAACAGGAACATGTCTCTGGACTCACATCGTATCCCAGACTCTCCGCCTCGTTGGCGACCGTCAGCTGGGCCAGttctcccagttctcccagCTCCAGCTCGTTGGAGACGGCCTCGTCCACTCTGCCCAGGATGAAGGGCTTCCCTCCGGACGGCAGGAACGCCATCGGCTCTGCAGGGACCAACAGCAGGAATGTAGCCGGGCTGCGGCGCACCGGCGCGGCGGAGGGGGCGGAGCTTACCGTCATCCGGCCGGCCCACTTCCTGTTCGCTCAGTCTGGGAACGCTGGGTCGGGACGGAGGCGACACGGCCGGCGGCAGGGGCGGGGGCTCCTCGGTGTCCCGCAGGTTAGCCAGCATGTCCTGCAGCTTGGAGCGGTTCGgccctgaggaagaggagaggaggaagcaACAGAACCAGACATCATCAGGCATCTTGTGTCtccagggggcgtggcctaaagAGATCAACACCTCCAAGGTGTGAAAAATTATGAGGCAGCAGCTTTTGTGAAggtaaaaaacagatttagcaGTTCTGAGGTGAAAAATGACCAACAGTTTGTCAGAGATGCTCCAGAAAACGCTGCAAACAGCAGAGCTAGCACTTAGCGTAGTGCTTTAGCACATTTGCTAACTCTAAAGACGTGTAGCGCATTTAGCTTCTACTAcgttttccagataaattctgaATGCTAATTTACTCGGCTGGGTTGTTAATgatcagttgaataaagtttgatgCGTTTTAAGTTTGAGCTAACGagtgctcttattttgaagtccgTTTACACAGCAGGTCCATTTCCTCTCcctatgttttcttttttccctcaataactttatttaaaacaaagaaacatacaGGATCATAATCATAGTAGAGAACATAAACACCACATCTAAATGTGTTATGGAACAgggttgtgtttttaaaaaaaaaacttggttgGGTAATAATTCTGGACAATAATAATTTCCCAAGAATTCTATTCTcctaaaataatattgtttctTTTACGCTTATTTACCAATTGTTTTTGAtataaattgataaaataaaacataaactataaggactgtactcccctatcctctcatacaacaataacacatggactatcctcacacacacacacatcacggactgttttcttcacacacacatacaacctgtaaattttatctgccattatttatcttgtattatattatatacatatataattcATTCcttaacattcttgtatattctgtataatctgtgcatatagctcccatatttatatttatacacaatatctatatctcttgctataaccacttatagtccatacatacagtcttgtacatctgtgaataaatatttatatctcgtacagcacttctggatagatgcaaactacatctcgttgcttgtacttgtgacagtgcaatgacaataaagttgaattctattctattctataacaACCACGttgaattttcagttttaatctgagatttaactgaaataaaatgtatttatcttcaCATGTGGCAGCAGGCGCTGTCTGACAgagtaaaagaggaaaaagttgaaaagaagaagaaaaatcaacatAGAAAATCCTCCTCCAGAAAATCAACCCAGCAGGTTGGAAAACCTGGAACGGAGCCTGAAGGGAAGCAGCCGGATCAGGACTCACTCTTCACTCCTTTCTTCcccttcctctccttcctgtACTGCTCCTTCAGCTGGGCAATCAGGCTCTGGTCCACGTCCCAGCCCAGTTCTCCCAGAGCCGCCGGCTCCTCCTTCTCTGTGggtcagaaccatcagaaccagaaccatcagaacatCACAGCAGGTCCAACAGAACGTGAACAAGATGCTTACAGTCTGGAGCTGATCATATTTCTGTAATTATAATAATAGTTcagacagagaagaagaatcagaagaaaaggaagtgaaatcaaaatgtttaagaaaataaaagcatgaataaagTGTAAAGTGCTGCAGTTCCTTCATCTGAGCTGCAGGGGGAGCCGCTGAGCAGCATTTCTACTGATTCTCCTTCCAGCTGATCTGGGAGTAAACAGGGCCGGTTCTGATCAACAGCTGAAGTTCAACAGTGAGCTGAGACCGGAACCAGACCAGCACATGGATCCAGTCTGGTCCGTTTGGGCCTGGTTCTGAGTTCTGAGCGGTTCTGGCTGCGTGTGAAAGCAGCTCTGAGTCACACTGAGGTGTTGAATCATTGGCTGCGTGGGAGAGCCCTCCATCATGGGTTGCTAAGCAAccagagagaaggagagatgTTCTGCTAAAGTACCAGAACACGGGTCAGAGTCGGATCAGGAGGTTCTGGAGGAAACCggctgagctgcagcttctggaaaacaaactgctttaaataaagaacCGACCCGATTTACTGCTGTATGTCAGACCAGACTCTGATAAGGTTCTGCTGGACCCGACCCGGCCGGCTCACCCCAGTCCTCCCCTCTCCTCGGATCCGACCCGTCCAGCTCGTCCGGACTGGCCAGGAAGTCAAAGCCCTTCAGCGCCTCCTCGGTGTCGGGGTCATCGCTGAGGTCAGAGGCGCTGGACGACGGCAGCTTCTTCCTCACCATCTGGAACCATCAGAACCCGGGTCTGGGTCACAGGAACCCGGCTCTGCTCACAGACCCAACAAGGACAGACTGGACTTACGGCAGCCAGGTCCAGAACGGTTCTGTCTTTGGACTCGCTGTCCTCTTCCTCGTCTTCGTCGCTGAACTCGGCCGCGGCACTCTCAATGAACCTGAACGCCTCCAGGACCGTAGCCGGGTCCGACAGGTCCGGTTTACTGGAGGGACAGGCGACCCGGTTAGCACAGAGACCCGGTTTATCAGGGCTCTGAAGGTTCTGGGTATTTTGGGTTCTGGCTCGGTTCTTACCTGATCATGCCGCTGTCCTTCAACGAGGACGGCTCGGTTCCGTTCACCATGGGCCCGGTTCTCCGGTCCGGCGGGCCGTCTCCAGGTTCTCCGGACAGGCCCAGCAGAACCCGAACCCTCTGGGACTTCACGTCCAGGATGGTGTCGGTGTATCCGACCTCCTGGAGGTACCTGGGGAAACGGGCTGGGAGTTAGAGCGGACCAGGAAAAAGTTCTGCAGAACTTCCCAGTATGACCAGTGTACGCTCCCTGACTGGTCTGCGGCCTCTCGCTGGTCATAATGTTCTGCCTGATCAGTCCAAACCTGAACTAAGGTTCTATTCAGAATTCCAACCCGTCCTCCAGAAATTCCCTGGCAGCGAGTCGAACGATCCGATCCTGAAGTCGATCCGTTTTCTGTCTCAGATCGGACAGTGAAGGCATCAGAACATCAGAACCATCTGGACCCAGATGTTCTGATCCGGAGGGAATGATGAACCCGCACCAGCACTCTTTCATGAGGAAATCAGTGTCAAATATTCCCAACATTCAGaacccaatcagaaccagcaggtagTTTACCTAGAGTCCCAGAATTCCTGCTCAGCCAGATCGGATCGGTCCGGGTCGGCTCTGTCAGCCAGCGGAGCGGCCCGGTCCGATGTGAAGCGACGTTCCTGAACAGCCTGCAGCCCTCCCCCCGTACCAGCCGCTCCCGTCGCACCGACACACAATCCTCCATTCAGCGTTCCCAGACGCTGCCGGGACAAAACAGCAGAGCGGGGCGGCGTTTCCAGAGCGGGGCGGCGTTCCCAGAGCGGGGCGGCGTTCCCAGAGCGGGGCGGCGTTCCCAGAGCTGGGCGGCTGTTTAGAGGTAGTTCAGATGGGAACGCTCGTCATCACCACCAGGGAGACGACGCTGAGATATCCCAGCCTTTTTAAGCACAGTGAACtgagcacacacacagatcTATGCTGTAGATTTCCCACCTTCAGGTCAGAACTGGATCTGTGGTCCGATCCTCCAGAACCATCAGCAGTCAGGAACTCAAACTGGTGCCAGTGGACCGGTGCTGCTGGTTTCCATTAAGAGAGTTGGTCTGTAGTAAGAAGACCCGATGGGTGCACACACATCacaccgtgtgtgtgtgtgtgcatgtgtactTGTATAAGTACATATTGAGGACCACTTTCACCACTTCAACCCACGGTTTGAGGTCATCTCTGGAAGTGAGGACATTTTCCTGGTTCTCAGTTTTTGTTCAGTTATACTGGTTGGATTAGAGGTGAGATGTGAACTATTAAGTTCTGGTTCAGGTTTGGTGTAACTAGTACTGGTCTGGGAAAATGTCTGGCTTCGGCACGAGTGCAGCCACTGAAATGAATGGAAGACTTAAAGTCGTCAGTTTGTATGGAAGTACATGTAAATGTGTtcgtgtatgtatgtgtactcACTGTCGGAGCAGCTGCCGTCCCTGTTTCCAGCTCAGCTGATGGCTGCTGTTGGGAGGACTGGTAGCTTCGCTTTCGTTGCCTTCATCTGAGAAAGAAACAGCCAGACCaacatccatcattcatccatccaatcatccatcatccatgtATCCCTCCTTCATCCCTCCTTACCAGAGTCGTAACTCGGAGCTCTGATCTCTCCCTGGTTCAGTTCCGTTCCATATTTCAGTTTATGGTATTTGGCTCTGAGGAACAGTAAACAGGTCATAAAAATATCATATAAAAGCAATTTAATTCCAGATCAGGTAACTGACTGAGCAGGTTCTTTTTCAGAAGTTCTggttcaaaaacaacaacttctgtCAAGTCAGAATTTAAAAGAAGGAAGTTTAGACTAATCCAGGTTTTAACGGATTGGTTCATCAGGAATTATGGATACATATAGCTGATTATCATCAGCATAACAGTGAATATTGTCTGATTGGAAGAATTAAAATACTGTAGTAAAGAGAATCAGACCAATCACACAGCGGTGTGATACTCCACCAGTAACcattcatttataaacaaaCTGGGATGTTTGGGACCAATCAGAGCTGAACCATTCTGGTTCTTTTCCTCTGATCCCAACAACGTCTTGAAGAAACTGACTCGGCTCTGAGCTGACCGTTAGTGATGGAGATACATTCAACTTAAAATTGATCTTAAATCTGTAGTTGGCTTTAGGACCAGCTCTCCACCAATCAGAGGACCAGTGTTTCCACCAGTCAGAGAGCAGCCTCACCTCTCCTGCTTCAAGGCGTACTCCAGCATCTTGATGCGCCTCACCAGGTCCTTCTTCAGGTTCTCCTGCCCTCGCCGCTCCCCCTGTAGGAAGGCGATCTGCGCCTGCAGAAAGCATGGAGACACAAACACGTTCCGACTTCACAAGACAGAACTTCCTCTAAACAAGAAGAATTCCTCTAAACACAATCTGGGAAAGTTTGAAGACCAAAACCAGATGAAATGAGCTGAAACCAGTAAAGTCTAAATGTGAGTCTGTCTCCACTGGAT
Proteins encoded in this region:
- the LOC114144291 gene encoding striatin-like, giving the protein MDEQAGPGVFLSGGGGSGPGGTGSARAPPPADGAAARAHYSIPGILHFLQHEWARFEVERAQWEVERAELQAQIAFLQGERRGQENLKKDLVRRIKMLEYALKQERAKYHKLKYGTELNQGEIRAPSYDSDEGNESEATSPPNSSHQLSWKQGRQLLRQYLQEVGYTDTILDVKSQRVRVLLGLSGEPGDGPPDRRTGPMVNGTEPSSLKDSGMISKPDLSDPATVLEAFRFIESAAAEFSDEDEEEDSESKDRTVLDLAAMVRKKLPSSSASDLSDDPDTEEALKGFDFLASPDELDGSDPRRGEDWEKEEPAALGELGWDVDQSLIAQLKEQYRKERKGKKGVKRPNRSKLQDMLANLRDTEEPPPLPPAVSPPSRPSVPRLSEQEVGRPDDEPMAFLPSGGKPFILGRVDEAVSNELELGELGELAQLTVANEAESLGYDMALNSEALRKTWNPKFALRSHFDSVRGLAFHPVEPVLVTASDDQTLKLWNLQKTAPAKKCAALDVEPIYTFRAHSGAVLSVTLSSSGAQCFSGGSDGTIQSWNTPSPNIDPYDSYEASVLRGALRGHSDAVWRLVYSSPHHRLLSASADGTVRLWNASDVSPALAVFNGDGDLGVATSVDLVSSDPAYMVTSFDSGHIGLFNMETQQLVLKFDSAGPAECPCKINRVLSHPTLPITVTAQEDRHIQFFDNNTGKPIHSMVAHLDAVTCLSVDPNGLYLMSGSHDCSIRLWNMESKTCIQEFTAHRKKFDESIHDVAFHPTKCYIGTAGADALAKVFV